A genomic window from Nocardioides sp. BP30 includes:
- a CDS encoding TetR/AcrR family transcriptional regulator, protein MSAGRTDIADVAFHLFAERGYDATSVDDIAAAAGVSRSTFFRSYGSKEAVIFPDHDALLQRVEDRLRSSHSDSALAAVVDAVKIVLFHYVAEGERARERYRLTSSVTALRERELWGGLRYQRLFRTYLGRWGDGSEAAELNAELMAASVVAAHNRVLRRWLRGEIEDPQREIESALAVVQRTFSPSDAAGGAVVVVSTAAPLARIEAAVRQALAQEGG, encoded by the coding sequence ATGAGTGCTGGCCGCACCGACATCGCCGACGTGGCGTTCCACCTGTTCGCCGAGCGCGGCTACGACGCGACCTCCGTCGACGACATCGCCGCCGCGGCCGGGGTGAGCCGCAGTACGTTCTTCCGTTCCTACGGCTCCAAGGAGGCGGTGATCTTCCCCGATCACGACGCCCTGCTGCAGCGCGTCGAGGACCGATTGCGCAGCTCGCACTCCGACTCGGCGCTCGCGGCAGTCGTCGATGCGGTCAAGATCGTGCTCTTCCACTACGTCGCCGAGGGCGAGCGCGCCCGGGAGCGCTACCGGCTCACGTCGTCGGTGACGGCCCTGCGCGAGCGCGAGCTCTGGGGTGGGCTGCGCTACCAGCGACTCTTCCGCACCTACCTCGGCCGATGGGGCGATGGCTCGGAGGCCGCCGAGCTCAACGCGGAGCTGATGGCGGCGAGCGTGGTCGCAGCGCACAACCGCGTGCTCCGGCGCTGGCTGCGCGGTGAGATCGAGGACCCGCAGCGCGAGATCGAGTCCGCGCTCGCGGTGGTGCAACGCACCTTCTCCCCGAGTGACGCGGCCGGCGGCGCTGTGGTGGTGGTGAGCACGGCTGCGCCGCTGGCCCGGATCGAGGCGGCAGTGCGGCAGGCGCTGGCGCAGGAGGGTGGGTGA
- a CDS encoding chorismate mutase, with product MTTDDPGAELARLRASIDNLDAALVHLLAERFKCTEQVGRLKARVGMPAADPGREAAQIERLQRLSDESGLDAAFAQKILGVIIAEVIRNHEAFQDAESAGTDG from the coding sequence ATGACGACGGATGACCCGGGCGCTGAGCTCGCCCGCCTGCGCGCCAGCATCGACAACCTCGACGCCGCACTGGTCCATCTGCTGGCCGAGCGCTTCAAGTGCACCGAGCAGGTCGGGCGGCTCAAGGCCCGGGTGGGGATGCCGGCCGCCGACCCGGGCCGGGAGGCGGCCCAGATCGAGCGTCTGCAGCGGCTCTCCGACGAGAGCGGCCTCGACGCCGCGTTCGCGCAGAAGATCCTCGGCGTGATCATCGCGGAGGTCATCCGCAACCACGAGGCCTTCCAGGACGCCGAGTCCGCCGGCACCGACGGCTGA